In Pontimonas salivibrio, the sequence GATCTCTGCTTCCTTGCGCCACTTCCTGGCCAAGCGGTCCCGGTACAAAATTCCCTGCAGATGGTCGTATTCGTGCTGGAAGATACGCGCCAACCACCCCCTGGCGGCAATATCGAGGGGATGGCCTTCGAGGTCTGTGCCCACCAAACGAGCGCGGTGGGCTCTTGCGAGGGGGTATCGAAAGCCCGGGATTGAGAGGCAACCCTCTTCCTCGGGTTCCCCGCGAAAGCGCCCCTTCCAGGGGCCCCGAAGAATCAACCGAGGGTTCAGGACGTGGCCTTGGTGGAGGGCTTCGTCAGATTCGTAGCGCCACACAAAAATTTGTAGCCCCACACCCACCTGTGGTGCCGCGAGTCCCACACCGGGGGCTTCGTGCATCGTGTCGGTCATATCCGCCACAAGGGCGCGAATATCGTTGGTCACCCGATCCACGCGGGCGGCGCGTTGATGGAGCACGGGGGTACCAGTTGTCAGGATAGGCAATACGGCCACCGACTTAGGCTACTGGGCCCAGCCGTGCCAGGATGGTCCAGAGACGCTCGCAGTGGAGCACACGGTGAGTGGGAATAGCTTTTTGAGACTGTGAAGGATTTGCGATGACAACACGTGCACTCGCGGCGATGGCAGCCGGCGTAGACCTGGTCCCTTTTGAGTTCGACCGTCGGGAGGTTGGCCCAGGCGATGTTCGCATCGACATTACCCACTCCGGTGTGTGTCACTCAGATATTCACACCGTGGGAGGGGATTGGGGCGACCAAGAGTTCCCCATCGTTCCCGGTCACGAAATTATCGGGCGAGTGGTCGCAGTAGGCGCTGACGTCACAGATTTTGCTGTGGGTGACTTAGCCGGCGTTGGGGTGTACGTCGATTCTTGCCGCGAATGTGCCAACTGCCTGGCTGGTGAATCCAATAGTTGCCACAAGGGCATGACGGGAACGTATGCAGCGCCCGATCGCCGACACGGTGGTTTTACCCAAGGCGGTTATGCGTCCGACATCGTTGTTGACCACGGTTATGTCGTTCATGTTCCCGAGAGTCTTGACCCGGC encodes:
- the def gene encoding peptide deformylase, translating into MAVLPILTTGTPVLHQRAARVDRVTNDIRALVADMTDTMHEAPGVGLAAPQVGVGLQIFVWRYESDEALHQGHVLNPRLILRGPWKGRFRGEPEEEGCLSIPGFRYPLARAHRARLVGTDLEGHPLDIAARGWLARIFQHEYDHLQGILYRDRLARKWRKEAEIDIAHSDFINTRDSWTPGEDGQESDFVTEFDGAEVDNAEVDNAEVDGAEVDGAEVDGAEVDGAELDELIDDGDNHVRENADPTVDDNSAGSGGPSGTPRDTQV